One part of the Bacteroidales bacterium genome encodes these proteins:
- a CDS encoding glycosyl transferase family 1: MQQKKVLIISYYWPPSGGSGVQRWLKIVKYLNLYGWDPIIYTPENPEFPEIDNSLLAEIPVNTKVIKQPIWEPYHLYKKWVGLKKDDKIGAGFMSEKKKIGFTETIAVWLRGNLFIPDARKFWIKPSVKYLRTILKEENISAIISSGPPHSMHLIAMKISRLSGLPWLADFADPWTSIDFYDQLHLTKFADQRHKTLEKRVLNSASKVSVVTKTMAEEFKLLIPREYEIITNGFDESDISQLKNITPDLKFSISHIGSLVPSRNPQILWDALSKMVKEDSGFEENLEIKLVGKIDHSVIDSISKAGLLKYLRKINYLPHDKALIETKKSQLLLLLINQTPNAKGILTGKLFEYLAVERPILCIGPSDGDIADILKDTQSGKICDFDDESTLRINLESYYQDYLDKKDFPGSSNLGHYTWKNLAKTMASTLNNMVESK; the protein is encoded by the coding sequence ATGCAGCAAAAAAAGGTGCTGATCATTTCTTATTACTGGCCACCCAGCGGTGGTTCAGGGGTACAGCGATGGCTCAAAATAGTGAAATATCTAAACCTTTATGGTTGGGATCCGATCATTTATACCCCTGAGAACCCGGAATTTCCTGAAATTGATAATAGCCTTCTAGCTGAAATACCTGTTAATACTAAAGTAATCAAACAACCTATCTGGGAGCCCTATCATCTTTATAAGAAATGGGTAGGACTTAAGAAAGATGACAAGATAGGGGCAGGATTCATGTCAGAAAAAAAGAAGATTGGATTTACAGAAACTATTGCTGTTTGGCTGAGAGGTAATTTGTTTATACCGGATGCACGAAAATTCTGGATAAAACCCTCTGTAAAATATCTAAGAACGATTTTGAAGGAAGAGAATATATCTGCCATCATTTCTTCCGGCCCTCCTCATTCAATGCATCTTATTGCAATGAAAATCAGCCGTTTGTCTGGATTGCCCTGGTTAGCTGATTTTGCAGATCCCTGGACATCCATCGATTTTTATGACCAACTGCATCTTACTAAATTTGCTGATCAGCGGCATAAAACGCTGGAAAAAAGGGTCTTGAATTCTGCGTCCAAAGTATCTGTAGTAACCAAAACCATGGCTGAAGAATTCAAGTTGCTCATTCCGCGTGAATATGAAATCATCACAAACGGATTTGATGAATCAGACATCTCCCAGTTAAAAAATATCACTCCTGATCTTAAGTTCAGCATTAGCCATATTGGAAGTTTGGTACCAAGTCGTAATCCTCAGATTTTGTGGGACGCACTCTCAAAAATGGTTAAAGAGGATTCCGGGTTTGAAGAAAACCTGGAAATTAAATTAGTGGGTAAAATTGACCATTCTGTAATTGACTCTATCAGTAAAGCTGGATTATTAAAATACCTTAGAAAAATCAATTATCTCCCCCATGATAAGGCATTGATTGAAACCAAAAAGTCTCAACTCCTTTTGCTTCTCATTAATCAAACTCCAAATGCTAAAGGGATACTAACCGGTAAACTATTTGAATATCTCGCTGTTGAAAGGCCAATTCTCTGCATTGGGCCTTCAGACGGTGATATTGCTGACATTCTAAAAGATACTCAATCAGGAAAGATATGTGATTTTGATGACGAATCTACTTTGCGGATAAATCTTGAATCGTATTATCAGGATTATCTAGACAAAAAAGATTTCCCCGGATCTTCAAATCTCGGTCATTATACCTGGAAAAATCTTGCTAAAACTATGGCATCAACACTGAACAATATGGTAGAATCGAAGTAG
- a CDS encoding YfhO family protein gives MSGFNFKSILPFLIVIAVFAGLTIAYFSPLLEGKRMKQSDVANWKGMSKEISDFRAKTGEEALWTNSMFGGMPAYQISVIYKGNLMRYVDRVFRLFLPDPAGLVFLYLIGFFILLMVLKVDFWLAIAGSIAFAFSSYFFIILEAGHVSKAHAIGYMAPVFAGLIITYRGKYLLGAALTALFLSLQLFTNHMQITYYLMMIIVIFILSEFIFSVREKRIPGFVKASAFLIISVILSIGTSFSNLWATYEYGKDTIRGKTELTTEKSNRTSGLDKDYATDWSYGVGESFSFLIPNARGGASFGKLSEKSNAYKALIENGASDQQAAEYAQNMPLYWGTQPSVAGPVYLGAIVLLLFIFALFVADNKYRWWLLSAAILSILLSWGKNFMPLTDFFLHYLPGYNKFRAVSMTLVIAEFAIPLLAILGLSSAISGKLKPKDLTRYLIYSTSIVGGISLIFALAGSSFFSFISPADEQYKAYFPDWMISAIRADRAAMLKSDALRSVAFIILAAGILWALFNSKLKKQYAIPALILFILIDLWAVNRRYVNNDSFVRKSVEANPFEPTPADQLILKDIDPNFRVFNQTVSPFNDASTSYFHKSIGGYHGAKLRRYQELIEHHLTKGNMSVFNMLNTKYFIVPDRANNNQPVTQINMEALGNAWFVNEVKMVENADEEINALEGFIPNETAIVDKRFSEYLKGTDINRDSTATISLTSYKPNHLEYSTKALKNQLAVFSEIYYDKGWNAYVDGKLTPHFRANYVLRAMIIPAGTHKIEFKFEPRVYQVGEKVSLASSVVLLLLVLGSVGLMFRKRTASPSEEKTKP, from the coding sequence ATGTCTGGTTTCAATTTTAAAAGCATACTTCCTTTCCTTATAGTTATTGCAGTTTTTGCAGGACTAACAATTGCTTACTTTTCTCCTCTTCTTGAGGGAAAAAGGATGAAGCAGTCAGACGTCGCTAACTGGAAAGGGATGTCGAAAGAGATTAGTGACTTCAGAGCCAAAACAGGTGAAGAAGCATTATGGACCAATTCTATGTTTGGAGGGATGCCAGCATATCAAATATCTGTGATTTACAAAGGAAACCTGATGAGATATGTGGATAGGGTTTTTAGATTGTTCCTACCGGATCCTGCAGGACTGGTTTTCTTGTACCTCATTGGATTCTTCATATTATTAATGGTGCTTAAAGTTGATTTCTGGCTTGCAATAGCGGGCTCTATCGCATTTGCCTTTTCCTCCTACTTTTTCATTATTCTGGAGGCGGGACATGTCAGTAAAGCACATGCAATAGGATACATGGCACCTGTGTTTGCCGGACTTATTATCACTTACCGGGGAAAATACCTGCTGGGAGCTGCCCTTACTGCATTGTTCCTGTCGTTGCAGTTATTTACAAATCATATGCAGATTACGTATTACCTGATGATGATCATCGTAATCTTTATTCTTTCTGAATTCATTTTCAGTGTCAGGGAAAAACGCATCCCGGGTTTTGTTAAAGCATCAGCCTTTCTTATTATTTCGGTAATTCTTTCTATTGGTACATCCTTCTCCAATCTTTGGGCAACATATGAGTATGGCAAGGATACCATTCGAGGTAAAACAGAACTTACTACAGAAAAGTCCAATAGAACAAGTGGACTTGATAAAGATTACGCTACAGATTGGAGTTATGGTGTGGGTGAATCCTTCTCATTTTTAATTCCGAATGCACGTGGTGGCGCATCCTTTGGAAAATTGAGCGAAAAATCAAATGCATACAAAGCATTGATCGAAAATGGTGCTTCAGATCAACAAGCAGCAGAATATGCACAAAATATGCCTCTTTATTGGGGAACACAACCCAGCGTTGCCGGACCGGTCTACCTGGGAGCGATCGTACTGCTTCTGTTTATATTTGCTCTTTTCGTAGCAGATAATAAGTATCGCTGGTGGCTTCTTTCAGCTGCTATACTTTCAATTTTGTTATCCTGGGGGAAAAACTTTATGCCTCTCACGGATTTCTTCCTTCACTACCTACCTGGGTATAATAAGTTCAGGGCTGTTTCCATGACACTTGTTATTGCCGAGTTTGCCATTCCATTACTTGCTATCTTAGGCTTAAGCAGCGCAATTTCAGGAAAACTCAAACCAAAGGATTTAACCCGATACCTTATCTATTCAACATCAATCGTAGGTGGGATTAGCCTTATTTTTGCCCTGGCTGGCAGCAGTTTCTTCTCCTTTATATCTCCTGCAGATGAACAATATAAGGCCTATTTCCCTGACTGGATGATTAGTGCAATCAGGGCAGACCGCGCTGCTATGCTGAAATCTGATGCTTTACGATCTGTGGCTTTTATCATTCTGGCTGCTGGCATATTATGGGCTCTATTTAATTCAAAATTAAAGAAACAATATGCTATTCCTGCACTCATTCTTTTCATTCTCATTGACCTGTGGGCTGTAAATCGCAGGTATGTAAACAATGACAGTTTTGTGCGAAAAAGTGTTGAAGCCAATCCATTTGAGCCTACTCCAGCTGATCAATTAATCCTGAAAGATATTGACCCTAATTTCAGAGTCTTCAATCAGACTGTAAGTCCATTCAATGACGCAAGTACCTCCTATTTTCATAAATCAATAGGCGGATATCATGGTGCTAAACTCAGAAGATACCAGGAATTGATAGAACACCACTTGACAAAAGGAAATATGAGTGTTTTTAACATGCTCAATACTAAGTATTTTATTGTTCCAGACCGGGCAAACAATAATCAGCCAGTGACTCAAATCAATATGGAAGCCTTAGGTAATGCCTGGTTTGTAAATGAGGTGAAGATGGTTGAAAATGCTGATGAAGAAATTAATGCTTTAGAAGGCTTCATTCCAAATGAAACAGCAATTGTTGACAAACGATTTTCTGAATACTTGAAAGGAACTGACATTAATCGGGATTCAACAGCTACAATAAGCCTTACAAGCTACAAGCCTAATCATCTGGAATATTCAACCAAGGCTTTAAAAAATCAACTTGCCGTCTTTTCTGAAATATATTATGACAAGGGATGGAATGCTTATGTTGATGGTAAACTCACACCACATTTCAGGGCTAATTATGTGCTAAGAGCCATGATCATCCCTGCTGGAACTCATAAAATTGAATTCAAATTTGAACCCCGGGTTTACCAGGTTGGTGAAAAAGTGTCCCTGGCAAGTTCTGTTGTGCTATTATTATTGGTTTTGGGATCAGTGGGATTGATGTTTCGCAAGAGAACCGCCTCCCCTTCTGAGGAAAAGACAAAACCTTAA
- a CDS encoding PKD domain-containing protein: MAQQACAESPTQFTDLSSAPQGDTLVAWNWDFGLSGTADTSTMQNPQYTFTTAGTYTITLTTTTEHGCTHVKTMPLQVWNKPTAYFKYSASPCANGAVQFQDSSWSYQALVTGWNWEFEPYQYGNGQNPNHVYYAIDSCYEVKLMITDIRGCVDTAFQQVCVPSELTATFSYTQSCFGEPMQFTPQLLTPAAPADSLISFQWNFGDPQSGAQNLSTLKTPGHIFTAPGFYTINFSTTDKFGCQADAYQSVQVHALPVAQFDYTPGSCDSTITFTSQSIDTASAITTMYWNFGDGTLDTINAPNTSTTHKYTTAGTYVTTLTVVDGNGCTATVTDSIQRSPCIVAAYTPSDTLLCQNYALEFADFSTCDAQISQWVWTWGDTAQPTTYNSYQSLTTHTFTQPGTFLVKLKVSTIVGGSVISDSTQRVITVIATPMAGFSTQDVCYKQESMFTDTTKANGATLLTYRWEFGDPQSVYDTAVNRNPSWVYPAPGSYDPRLIVTNQSGCRDTATTSLIIHGLPSATFNSSIACVGHPTYFFDHSDPYLAPLNLWGWRVSDSLGRFLGSMQGSTPQFVFDSIGRYRVLLTASDTNQCADTLRAMVDVEPSPLSAFSYTEDVEQVQGQVQFNDGSIGADEYHWDFGNGEISPLASPLITYTEDGTYTVTLVTLNEQGCSDTTSMLYTLLFKGLYVPNAFAPGGTLQQTRIWKPVGQNLATYHCQVYNSHGAMIWESKQLDERGSPVESWDGTYKGHPVQQDVYVWKIQAIFRDGTIWNNKDVGNHDKLTDKEYGTIVLIR; encoded by the coding sequence TTGGCCCAGCAGGCCTGTGCCGAGTCCCCCACACAGTTCACCGACCTGAGCTCTGCCCCACAGGGAGATACCCTTGTTGCATGGAACTGGGACTTTGGACTCTCAGGCACCGCTGATACCAGCACGATGCAGAACCCGCAATACACCTTCACTACCGCAGGCACTTATACCATCACCCTTACCACCACTACCGAGCATGGCTGCACCCATGTGAAGACCATGCCACTGCAGGTATGGAACAAGCCTACGGCCTACTTTAAATACTCAGCCAGTCCCTGTGCCAATGGAGCGGTACAGTTCCAGGACTCCTCATGGAGCTACCAGGCACTGGTCACAGGATGGAACTGGGAGTTTGAGCCTTACCAGTATGGCAATGGACAGAACCCCAACCATGTGTATTATGCCATTGACTCCTGCTATGAGGTAAAGCTGATGATCACCGATATCCGTGGATGTGTGGATACAGCCTTCCAGCAGGTATGTGTCCCCTCAGAGCTCACTGCTACCTTCAGTTATACACAGTCCTGCTTCGGTGAGCCTATGCAGTTCACCCCGCAGTTGCTCACCCCTGCTGCTCCTGCCGATTCCCTGATCAGTTTCCAGTGGAACTTTGGGGATCCTCAGTCGGGAGCACAGAACCTGAGCACCCTCAAAACCCCGGGACATATTTTTACCGCCCCGGGCTTCTATACCATTAACTTCTCCACCACTGACAAGTTCGGATGCCAGGCGGATGCTTACCAAAGCGTTCAGGTGCATGCTTTGCCTGTAGCACAGTTCGATTACACCCCGGGCAGCTGCGACTCAACCATCACCTTTACCAGCCAAAGCATCGATACCGCAAGTGCTATTACTACCATGTACTGGAACTTTGGCGACGGGACACTGGATACCATCAATGCCCCAAATACCAGCACCACGCATAAATACACCACAGCCGGAACCTATGTAACCACATTGACCGTAGTGGATGGGAATGGATGCACGGCAACAGTCACTGACAGCATTCAGCGTTCCCCTTGTATTGTGGCAGCCTATACGCCATCAGACACCTTGTTATGCCAGAACTATGCCCTTGAGTTTGCGGACTTTTCTACCTGTGATGCACAGATCAGTCAGTGGGTATGGACCTGGGGAGATACCGCACAACCGACCACTTATAACAGCTATCAATCCCTCACCACCCATACTTTCACCCAGCCGGGTACTTTCCTTGTAAAACTAAAGGTCAGCACCATCGTTGGGGGCAGCGTGATCAGTGACTCCACACAAAGGGTGATCACGGTAATCGCCACCCCGATGGCAGGTTTTTCAACACAGGATGTATGTTACAAGCAGGAGTCGATGTTCACCGATACCACCAAAGCCAATGGAGCCACATTGCTCACTTACCGCTGGGAGTTTGGTGACCCTCAGAGTGTGTATGACACCGCTGTAAACCGCAACCCCTCCTGGGTTTATCCTGCCCCGGGCAGTTATGACCCCAGGCTGATTGTCACCAACCAGTCGGGATGCCGTGATACCGCCACCACCAGCCTGATAATCCATGGACTGCCTTCTGCTACCTTTAACAGCTCTATTGCCTGTGTAGGGCATCCGACCTACTTCTTCGACCATTCAGATCCTTACCTTGCCCCGCTGAACCTATGGGGATGGAGGGTGAGTGACAGTTTGGGAAGATTTTTAGGCTCAATGCAGGGATCTACTCCGCAGTTCGTGTTCGACAGTATCGGCAGGTATAGGGTACTGCTGACCGCCAGCGATACCAACCAATGTGCTGATACCTTAAGAGCAATGGTAGATGTGGAACCCTCACCACTGAGTGCTTTCAGCTATACAGAAGATGTAGAACAGGTGCAGGGACAGGTGCAGTTCAACGATGGATCCATCGGAGCCGATGAATACCACTGGGACTTTGGCAATGGAGAGATATCACCACTGGCCTCCCCACTGATCACTTACACCGAAGACGGCACCTATACTGTGACCCTGGTTACCCTGAATGAGCAGGGCTGCTCGGATACCACCAGCATGTTATATACCTTGCTCTTCAAAGGCTTGTATGTCCCCAATGCTTTTGCCCCGGGAGGTACGCTGCAGCAGACAAGGATATGGAAACCTGTAGGGCAGAACCTTGCCACTTACCACTGCCAGGTGTATAACTCACACGGAGCCATGATCTGGGAATCCAAGCAGCTGGATGAGAGAGGATCACCGGTGGAGTCCTGGGATGGAACCTACAAAGGACACCCTGTGCAGCAGGATGTGTATGTCTGGAAGATCCAGGCCATCTTCCGCGATGGAACTATCTGGAATAATAAGGATGTAGGGAACCATGATAAGCTGACGGATAAGGAGTATGGCACAATTGTGCTAATAAGATAG
- a CDS encoding oligosaccharide flippase family protein, whose protein sequence is MLADLKKVFSQSIIYALGTMAPKLAGLVLIPLYTKHFPIQEFGVIGLLESTSQILISIFGLSLYYGFFRWYFDPGVEEKRKNLFYTLLITHIVLGIIGLALVLPFSSNISILLFDHAENSYLIRLMAITSMIQMVLIMPSTLMRVQEKASLYTLANLVQMAIMLVITVYLVVVKDQGVEAIYHAQLFGMLGYIIILSKYIWRNISLKIEISLLKEIFRFCLPLVLSSIAVVLLNQADRYIINEFGQLGDVGLYTVGFRLSNTLNIILVASISFAIQPLVFKKMDDPNNKRFYSKLMTYFVFVIMFFVLGMIMFGKEIVKLFVLREEYYDAYKVIPVLTFAILLNMIKDMALIGLQITKKTSIIATIVIIVSITGILLNLALIPVFNNQGAAWSRLLASAIFLGLVYYFSQKAYEIPYEKWKIILMILLGAVLYVPIIFINDQSLVIRLIIKSLLIVSYPFLLYYLGFFEAVELSTLKGAWRKWKNPSDLINNIKNLINN, encoded by the coding sequence ATGCTAGCAGATCTGAAAAAGGTTTTCAGTCAGTCAATTATTTATGCATTAGGTACCATGGCCCCCAAACTGGCAGGCCTGGTATTGATTCCATTGTATACTAAGCATTTTCCTATTCAGGAATTTGGTGTGATCGGACTGTTGGAAAGCACTTCACAAATTCTGATCAGTATTTTTGGTCTTTCTCTGTATTATGGTTTTTTCAGGTGGTATTTTGATCCCGGAGTTGAGGAGAAAAGGAAAAATCTATTCTATACACTTTTAATTACCCACATTGTTCTCGGAATTATTGGACTTGCCCTGGTTTTACCTTTTTCATCAAATATATCAATCCTGCTCTTTGATCATGCTGAGAACAGTTATTTAATCCGGCTGATGGCAATTACTTCAATGATTCAAATGGTATTGATTATGCCATCAACACTTATGAGGGTGCAGGAGAAGGCTTCGCTTTATACCCTGGCAAACCTGGTACAGATGGCAATTATGCTTGTTATCACGGTTTACCTTGTGGTTGTAAAAGACCAGGGTGTTGAGGCTATTTATCATGCTCAACTATTTGGTATGCTTGGCTATATTATAATTCTTAGCAAATATATCTGGCGAAATATATCACTGAAAATAGAGATCAGCCTATTAAAAGAGATTTTCAGATTCTGTTTACCACTGGTTCTTTCATCGATTGCCGTTGTGCTGTTAAATCAGGCTGACAGGTATATAATCAATGAATTTGGTCAACTGGGTGATGTGGGTCTTTATACAGTTGGTTTTCGATTAAGTAATACATTGAATATCATTCTTGTGGCTTCCATAAGTTTTGCCATACAACCATTGGTATTTAAGAAAATGGATGATCCAAACAACAAAAGGTTTTATAGTAAGTTGATGACCTATTTTGTTTTTGTTATAATGTTTTTTGTACTAGGTATGATAATGTTCGGAAAGGAGATTGTTAAACTGTTTGTGCTTCGCGAAGAGTACTATGATGCTTATAAAGTGATACCAGTGCTCACTTTTGCCATTCTTCTGAATATGATTAAGGACATGGCATTGATCGGATTGCAAATCACAAAGAAAACTTCAATTATTGCTACAATTGTAATCATTGTATCAATTACCGGTATTTTGCTAAATCTTGCTTTGATTCCAGTATTTAATAATCAGGGTGCTGCATGGTCGAGATTGCTTGCAAGTGCAATTTTCCTGGGTTTGGTCTATTATTTTTCACAAAAAGCCTACGAAATCCCATATGAAAAATGGAAGATCATTTTAATGATATTGCTTGGTGCTGTCTTATATGTACCAATAATATTCATCAATGATCAATCTCTAGTTATACGTTTGATTATTAAATCATTATTAATAGTATCCTATCCGTTTTTATTATACTATCTTGGATTCTTTGAGGCTGTTGAATTATCAACACTCAAAGGAGCATGGAGAAAATGGAAAAATCCCTCTGATCTCATCAATAATATTAAGAATTTGATAAATAACTGA
- a CDS encoding PKD domain-containing protein, with translation MVRLITANASGCQDTLEQNVSIVPKPGVDFYNDSLLCLGSATTFFTDTTATQVGAVQTYNWNFGDGSPTANTQNPQHSYGVAGTFTVVLTISDTSGCQNAISHPVTIHSAPQSYFGPAGLCRVPHTVHRPELCPTGRYPCCMELGLWTLRHR, from the coding sequence TTGGTAAGGCTTATTACTGCCAATGCTTCAGGCTGCCAGGATACCCTGGAACAGAATGTATCCATTGTTCCAAAACCAGGAGTAGATTTTTACAATGACAGCCTGCTTTGCCTTGGATCAGCCACCACCTTCTTTACCGATACCACCGCCACACAGGTGGGAGCGGTACAGACTTACAACTGGAACTTTGGTGATGGCAGTCCCACTGCAAACACACAAAACCCGCAGCATAGCTATGGAGTGGCCGGTACCTTTACCGTGGTGCTCACGATCAGTGATACCTCGGGTTGCCAGAATGCCATCAGCCATCCTGTGACCATCCACAGTGCCCCGCAATCGTACTTTGGCCCAGCAGGCCTGTGCCGAGTCCCCCACACAGTTCACCGACCTGAGCTCTGCCCCACAGGGAGATACCCTTGTTGCATGGAACTGGGACTTTGGACTCTCAGGCACCGCTGA
- a CDS encoding NAD(P)-binding domain-containing protein — translation MQLYNNIVILGAGSIGTAIGNSLAGRDDLTVRLLSIEEDVIDSISKEHINQKYFPNLRLNPRLQASTNELVLQDADIVILAIPSVAAVDYLLHLKPNLPKSAIILNLAKGFGTEKRLISECLKQIVPNPVGALKGPSFAREIMNNIPTALTLASENTDLLKNVSPIFEGTNIYIDQTTDITGVEILSILKNIYAIIIGIVDAQFNSPNLRFMIFTKAFNEMRNILQEYKGQEETMFKYCGIGDFGLTALNDLSRNRTLGLLIGKGFFTEDISGKVVLEGRIAMNIILEHLESTSLDKSKYSLMSELQHVFKGNNDVPGFVNELLRL, via the coding sequence ATGCAGTTATACAACAACATTGTTATTTTGGGTGCCGGTTCAATTGGTACTGCTATCGGAAACTCTTTAGCGGGCAGGGATGATTTGACAGTAAGGTTGTTAAGTATTGAAGAAGATGTAATTGATTCAATTTCGAAAGAACATATCAATCAAAAGTACTTCCCTAATTTGAGGTTAAACCCTCGGCTACAAGCATCAACCAATGAATTAGTGTTACAGGATGCTGATATTGTAATACTGGCCATACCTTCTGTTGCTGCTGTTGACTATTTGCTGCATCTTAAACCAAACCTTCCGAAATCCGCGATAATTTTGAATCTTGCCAAGGGCTTCGGAACTGAGAAGAGGCTTATCTCTGAATGCCTGAAACAAATAGTCCCAAATCCTGTTGGAGCGCTTAAAGGGCCTTCATTTGCGCGTGAAATCATGAATAATATTCCTACAGCGTTAACACTCGCATCTGAAAATACTGACTTGCTTAAGAATGTTTCTCCTATTTTTGAAGGAACCAACATTTATATTGACCAGACTACTGATATTACCGGTGTTGAAATACTTAGTATCCTTAAGAATATCTATGCTATCATTATAGGTATAGTTGATGCTCAGTTCAACTCTCCAAATCTTCGTTTTATGATTTTTACCAAAGCATTTAATGAAATGAGGAATATTCTTCAGGAATATAAAGGTCAGGAGGAAACCATGTTCAAATACTGTGGGATTGGAGATTTTGGCTTGACTGCATTGAATGACCTAAGCCGAAACCGCACACTTGGCCTTCTTATCGGGAAAGGCTTTTTTACTGAAGATATATCTGGGAAAGTGGTACTAGAAGGAAGAATTGCGATGAATATAATTCTTGAACATCTTGAAAGTACCTCGCTGGATAAATCTAAGTATAGTCTAATGAGTGAGTTGCAACATGTATTTAAGGGGAATAATGACGTCCCTGGTTTTGTAAATGAACTACTCCGACTTTAA
- a CDS encoding glycosyltransferase family 4 protein, with protein sequence MKILMLLDREFPPDIRVENEAHSLIQAGHEVHILCYDHQNKEQDEQIRGIFIHRFKIRKQVAKKSLGLILNLPIFKWIWKKQVISQLRKEKFKAIHIHDLPLCILIPYLKKQGLHIIADMHENYPFLVAEQYYMRSKLGRFIFRYRNWFRKERNWLSQANDIICVAPEMKKRLEATLGNGNNIRVVPNTFSFDSFGANQIEISGIKKRINSDFMILYVGGFDYGRGLDILISAINLLKTRIANFSLVLVGDGSIKAELIQLAETSGIKDLVHFEGWKPATHVKSYIDASSVCIIPHLKSEQTDNSSPNKLFQYMFFERPVISSNCTSLEKIITEERCGLVFIDRDVNDLAEKIFQLYSQPEVASNMGSNGKVAVVKKYNWETTVQPLISLYDSLTK encoded by the coding sequence ATGAAAATCCTGATGCTTCTGGACCGTGAGTTCCCTCCTGATATCCGGGTTGAAAATGAAGCTCATTCATTAATTCAAGCAGGACATGAGGTGCATATTCTTTGTTATGATCATCAAAACAAGGAACAGGATGAGCAAATCAGGGGAATTTTTATTCATCGTTTTAAGATTAGAAAACAAGTTGCCAAAAAATCACTTGGCTTGATCCTCAATTTACCCATCTTCAAATGGATATGGAAGAAACAGGTTATTTCTCAGCTCAGAAAAGAAAAATTTAAGGCAATTCATATACACGACCTTCCTCTATGCATTCTGATCCCCTACCTCAAAAAACAAGGTCTTCATATTATTGCTGATATGCACGAGAATTATCCATTTCTTGTGGCAGAGCAGTATTATATGAGGTCAAAGCTTGGAAGATTTATTTTCCGTTACAGGAATTGGTTCAGGAAAGAAAGGAATTGGCTGTCACAGGCAAATGATATTATTTGTGTTGCCCCTGAGATGAAGAAAAGATTGGAAGCGACACTAGGAAATGGAAATAATATTCGAGTCGTTCCTAATACCTTCAGCTTTGATTCATTCGGCGCTAATCAAATCGAAATATCTGGCATCAAAAAGAGAATCAACTCTGATTTTATGATCCTATATGTAGGTGGTTTTGATTATGGCCGTGGTCTGGATATTCTCATATCTGCCATAAACCTTCTAAAAACCAGGATTGCCAACTTTTCATTAGTACTTGTTGGTGACGGAAGTATAAAGGCTGAATTAATTCAACTAGCAGAAACTTCCGGTATTAAAGATCTTGTTCATTTTGAAGGATGGAAACCTGCCACTCATGTTAAATCCTATATTGATGCCAGTTCCGTATGTATCATACCGCACCTCAAGTCAGAACAGACAGATAACTCTAGTCCAAATAAACTATTTCAGTATATGTTTTTCGAACGACCTGTCATTAGCTCTAATTGCACTTCTCTCGAGAAAATTATTACTGAAGAAAGGTGCGGACTTGTCTTCATAGATAGAGATGTAAATGATCTTGCTGAAAAGATATTTCAACTATATAGTCAACCGGAAGTAGCATCAAATATGGGCTCTAATGGTAAAGTTGCTGTTGTTAAGAAATATAATTGGGAAACTACCGTACAGCCTTTGATATCGCTATACGATTCTCTTACTAAATAG